GCGGCCGTGCGTGGTGACGTATCCGAGGTGTTCCAGGGTGATCAGGGCGCGCCGGGCGGTCGCGCGGGCGAGACCGGTGGCCTGGGCGACCTCCGTGAGGGTCAGCTCGGCGCGGCCCTCGCCGAAGGCCGTGATCACGGTCAGCCCGCGGGCCAGCGACTCGACGAACTCCCGCCCCAGCTCCTGCTTGGAGGCGCCGGTCCAGCCGGCGAGCCCGGACGCGGCGTCCGGTTCGGCGGGCGGCGCCTCCCGAAGCTCCCGTTCCATCGCGGCCACGGCCGTCCGCAGCCGCGGCAGCAGCGTGTCCCGCAGGTCGGCCGCGGTGTGCCGGCTGGTGTGACTCACCACGCTCACCACACACGCGATCCGCCCCGCCTCCCGTACGGGCATGGAGATCGCGACCAGCGCCGGCTCGATGAGCTGGTCGTCCAGTGCCCAGCCGGTCTCCCGGGCCTCGGCCGTACGCTGCTCGAAGTCGTCGCCGACAGTGGGGAGTTGGCTCGGTGGAGTGCGCTGGTCCGGTGCGCCGTCGTCGGCGTACGGACGGCTTCTGGCCGGTACGGCCGGAAACCCCCGGTCCTCCGGATCGGCCGCCCGGCGTGCGCGCCAGCGGGTCCAGTCCTCCTCGTCCCACTCGGTGGCGAACAGCGGGCCCGGCGCGGTGCGTTCGGCGGGCAGCAGGTCGCCGATGCGGAAGTTCAGTGACATGGCGCGGCGCCGGGTCGCCTGGTGGATGAAGCGGATTCCGTCCCGGTCGCCCACGGCCAGGGACACCGACTCGTCGAGTTCGTCGGCGAGCGCGTCGGCGTGCGCGTCCAGCAGGCGGGGGAGCCGCAGGGACGCGAGGTAGGCGTTGCCGAGTTCCATCAGGCGCGGGGCCAGTACGGCGTCCCGGCCGTCGAGGCGTACGTACCCCATGCGCGCGAGGGTCGCCGTGATCCGGTCGACGGTGGAACGCGCCAGGCCGGTGGCCCGCTCCAGCCCGCTCAGGCTGGACACCCCGTCGGCCTCGGTCAGCCGCCGCAGCACGGCGATACCGCGGATGAGGGGCGTTACGGCCTCGGCGGGCACCGTGGTCTCCGGCCGTCCGGGTCCGGTCTTGGGCACCCGTGTCCCGGTCCCTGGCTGGGGACCGGTCGCGGGCCCCGGCCCGGGCCCGGTCTCGGGGGCCGGGTCGACGTTCGATGGCATGGGCTCTCCGTGGGGATCTCAGAAGAGACACGTGGTGCGAATCTCAGAGAGACACCGTGGTGCGGATCTCCGAACAGACACCGTAATGCTTGCCGTGGCACCTCAGCAGGTCGGCGGTGCGCCAGTCAGCAGGTCGGCGGCGCGCGGCAGCAGGCCAAGCCGCACGCGACAGCCGGTCGGCGGCACGCGTCAGCAGGGCAGCCGCACGTACGCACGTCAGTGGCACGCCGCCCGAGCGGTCTCAGCGGCGCGTCACGTACACCTGGTGGTTCCCCGTGAGGTCCACCCCGGCGACCCGGACCGTGACGCCCAACCGGGGGTCCTTGAACGACTCGCCGGGCGTGAACGGCGCGTCGGAGAGCTCCGCGTGCACGTTGGGGGAGCGGGTGCAGCCGCCGCTGTCGCGCTGGGAGTCGTACACGGTGATGGGCCCGTTCCCGGTGTCGATGCCCGCGTCGACCTTGTAGATGAGGATGCCGGGACGGCAGACCGCGGAGTCGTTGCCGTCGCGGGTGCGCAGTTCGAGGGCGTACCCGGCGCCGGCGCCGGTGGGTACGAAGACGAGCTTGTCGCCCCCGGGCCGGGCCAGCGGGGTGAGCGTGTACTCCGCGGTGCCGGGCGCAACCGCGCAGCGGACCTGCGTGTCGTCGAGCCAGCCGAGCTTCCACTTGTGCCAGCCGAGCAGATCGTTGTCGGCCCCCCAGTCCTCGCTCATGATGTC
This genomic interval from Streptomyces dengpaensis contains the following:
- a CDS encoding IclR family transcriptional regulator domain-containing protein encodes the protein MPSNVDPAPETGPGPGPATGPQPGTGTRVPKTGPGRPETTVPAEAVTPLIRGIAVLRRLTEADGVSSLSGLERATGLARSTVDRITATLARMGYVRLDGRDAVLAPRLMELGNAYLASLRLPRLLDAHADALADELDESVSLAVGDRDGIRFIHQATRRRAMSLNFRIGDLLPAERTAPGPLFATEWDEEDWTRWRARRAADPEDRGFPAVPARSRPYADDGAPDQRTPPSQLPTVGDDFEQRTAEARETGWALDDQLIEPALVAISMPVREAGRIACVVSVVSHTSRHTAADLRDTLLPRLRTAVAAMERELREAPPAEPDAASGLAGWTGASKQELGREFVESLARGLTVITAFGEGRAELTLTEVAQATGLARATARRALITLEHLGYVTTHGRVFRLTPRVLGLGFPPLSRTSLPEIAAPHLTDLSQRLHDSVSLAVLTGDEIQYMGRVSTSRVMSVNITIGTRLPAYATSMGRVILADRPDPRLPDLLPLTPRTITDPAKLRAELDRVRDAGYALVDEELEEGLRSIAVPVRERGGRVVAAVNVAMHSSRRTPEECVRDVLPELHAMAGRIETDLRVAGRFRRVPLG